One segment of Aquimarina sp. BL5 DNA contains the following:
- a CDS encoding nuclear transport factor 2 family protein yields MVNNAAMAKVEIDVPTRKRLYTDYMMLLKVEGKWKIIHKSYTHVSY; encoded by the coding sequence GTGGTTAACAATGCTGCCATGGCCAAAGTAGAAATTGATGTACCAACCAGAAAGCGACTTTATACAGATTATATGATGTTACTAAAAGTAGAAGGAAAATGGAAAATTATCCATAAATCATATACTCATGTTAGTTATTAA
- a CDS encoding acyl-CoA dehydrogenase, with translation MVTKIYSSGILQYIPFFYVIWSDDLLSYSEISVVKKAIEQDDTLKKEDYNYLIKWLDKKAPPPYQELKNWKKVISNSQLKLVESDTYPLSMFSQKMICHHFDECPFNTHLKGIEINLGIQPNHYKHLFEVETIQEITSNYYDPIAIDNLLKGEHVAVVDAFRDILKDPIFKWDLKRDKETFRAHVLKQVEFLAKEGYGAMAYPKPYGGTENMPGYAAIFENMMYVDGSMAVKFGVQFGLFGGSIQKLGTKKHHDAYLSETGKAKLLGCFAMTETGHGSNVRGVKTTATYDKETDSIIIHTPGKNDNKEYIGNALHSSMASVFAQLIVEGKNHGVHAILIPIRDAEHQLMPGVIIEDNGYKLGLNGVDNGKIWFHQVRVPRENLLNKYGDIKPDGTYHSDIENPSKRFFTMLGTLVGGRICVARAGLGGAKKALAIAVKHALKRRQFNDSIKVQEDLLMDYPSHQLRLTPAIASCYVYDITLTHMMKAYSDTTVSDKRKIETQAAGLKSIITWFANDTIQECREACGGKGYLMENQIADLKGDVDIFTTFEGDNHVLLQLAAKGVLSDFKSEFNSAGFTAVLKLLGARIGDTLSTINPAYTNNVDKDHLYSAKFHKHAFNYRTRRLTYTIAMRIRDYVKKGIPSYQAFLKVQTHLLALGKAYSVELAYTTFVDYVDTIEDKKNRLLFQKLGVLYALHELRKDASWYLEQGYISGTKSKALRQRVERLSTELRPHIGVLIDGFGIPQHCLEAPIAK, from the coding sequence ATGGTAACAAAAATTTATTCTTCTGGTATTTTACAATACATACCTTTTTTTTACGTGATTTGGTCTGATGATTTATTGTCATATTCTGAAATTTCTGTAGTGAAAAAAGCAATCGAACAAGATGATACACTTAAAAAAGAGGATTATAATTACCTCATAAAATGGTTAGACAAAAAGGCTCCTCCTCCCTATCAGGAACTTAAGAATTGGAAAAAAGTAATTTCTAATTCGCAACTAAAGTTAGTAGAAAGTGATACGTATCCGCTTTCTATGTTTAGTCAAAAAATGATATGTCACCATTTTGATGAATGTCCGTTTAATACGCATTTAAAGGGTATAGAAATTAATCTTGGTATTCAACCAAACCATTATAAGCACTTATTCGAGGTAGAGACTATACAAGAAATCACGTCTAATTATTACGATCCTATTGCCATAGATAATCTATTAAAAGGAGAGCATGTTGCTGTTGTTGATGCCTTTAGAGATATATTAAAAGATCCTATTTTTAAATGGGATCTAAAAAGAGATAAGGAAACGTTTAGAGCACATGTATTGAAACAAGTAGAATTTCTGGCTAAAGAAGGATATGGAGCGATGGCGTATCCCAAACCTTATGGAGGAACTGAGAATATGCCTGGATATGCAGCTATTTTTGAAAATATGATGTATGTAGATGGCAGTATGGCTGTGAAATTCGGGGTGCAATTTGGACTTTTTGGAGGAAGTATTCAAAAACTAGGTACTAAAAAACATCATGATGCCTACTTATCTGAAACGGGAAAAGCGAAACTTTTGGGTTGTTTTGCTATGACTGAAACCGGACATGGATCCAATGTTAGAGGTGTTAAAACTACAGCTACCTATGACAAGGAAACAGACAGTATTATTATTCACACGCCTGGGAAAAATGATAATAAAGAATATATAGGGAACGCCTTACATTCATCAATGGCTTCTGTTTTTGCTCAATTAATTGTAGAAGGAAAAAACCACGGTGTTCACGCTATTTTAATTCCTATTCGTGATGCGGAACACCAACTGATGCCAGGTGTTATTATAGAAGATAATGGATACAAACTGGGTCTCAATGGTGTAGATAATGGCAAAATTTGGTTTCATCAAGTACGAGTTCCAAGGGAGAATTTGTTAAATAAATATGGAGATATTAAACCAGATGGAACCTATCATTCTGATATAGAAAACCCAAGCAAACGTTTCTTCACCATGTTAGGCACACTGGTTGGAGGTAGAATTTGTGTTGCTCGTGCAGGTCTTGGGGGCGCCAAAAAAGCCTTAGCTATTGCAGTAAAACACGCCCTAAAAAGAAGACAATTTAATGATAGCATAAAGGTGCAGGAAGATTTGTTAATGGATTATCCAAGCCATCAATTACGTTTAACTCCAGCAATAGCTAGCTGTTATGTATATGATATTACACTCACGCATATGATGAAAGCGTACAGTGATACAACGGTATCAGATAAGAGAAAAATAGAAACACAAGCGGCCGGACTTAAATCGATCATTACATGGTTTGCTAATGACACGATACAAGAATGTAGAGAAGCCTGTGGAGGAAAAGGATATTTGATGGAAAATCAAATCGCTGATCTAAAGGGTGATGTTGATATATTCACAACTTTTGAAGGCGATAACCATGTACTGTTACAATTAGCTGCCAAGGGAGTCTTATCGGATTTTAAGTCCGAATTTAATAGTGCAGGTTTTACAGCTGTCCTTAAACTATTAGGTGCAAGAATTGGAGATACATTAAGTACTATTAACCCTGCGTACACTAATAATGTAGACAAGGATCATTTATATAGTGCAAAATTCCATAAACACGCTTTTAATTATCGTACAAGAAGACTTACGTATACAATTGCTATGCGCATTCGAGATTATGTAAAAAAAGGAATTCCTTCATATCAAGCTTTTTTAAAGGTGCAAACACATTTACTGGCCTTAGGCAAAGCATATAGTGTAGAATTGGCATATACTACTTTTGTTGATTATGTAGATACCATTGAAGATAAAAAAAACAGATTGTTATTTCAGAAATTAGGCGTTTTGTACGCACTGCACGAATTGCGTAAAGATGCTTCTTGGTATTTAGAACAAGGTTATATTAGTGGAACGAAATCGAAAGCATTGCGGCAACGTGTAGAACGACTCTCTACAGAATTACGACCACATATAGGAGTTTTAATAGATGGTTTCGGAATACCTCAACACTGCCTAGAAGCGCCTATTGCAAAATAA
- a CDS encoding lytic polysaccharide monooxygenase — translation MKNSNSKTSILGQILSYLKKSAAPLLIGVAFIFPSLQAIFPHGSVTSPPSRVWGCFQENPESPDSPACIDAVALYGTQALYDWNEVARMDANGMHREIIPDGQLASAGRPDKYGGLDQVRDDWITTPVTPGPFTVTWTNTAPHQTLYFDVYITKADWTPDQPLTWDSLELLVRTGPREASAIDNIDVVLPARTGKHVIYSIWQRSLSEEAFYSTSDVDFGQTTEPKPPVALFASDNGRCGGPDVEFDASDSFDPNGDTLTYSWDFGDGTTAEGVTVSHSYANQDSAIVTLTVSDGVFSSGVVQTIDLIVDTACEEIICPFDTPRATPLPSVNNSYSNIYVIGDRGPNLDNIADCSINWDLGNNGLYQFSFSTNNGIPNWYNDLIAVSTQNFDAAASQITIAGSSFVGLDGSYYVTLDGDNLALVSTTGDFTIYCSNSDIAPLCAGDTNPVNTAPVAALTATPTTGVTPLDVVLDASGSTDADNDTLTYSIDYGDGTSGTGAISTHTYTTGDYTATVTVSDGNGGTDTASVMITVTDDIIIDPPTGDCTFGAPTETSLVNINTSYDNIYVLGTGGPNMDSVTLFTLNWNLANNGLYQFSFNLNVAPWYVDFSDATQNFNETNPQISLNGTGIPGLDGDYYVTIDERNFVLVAKDYSIYFSNSTTAPICETAVNRVNDIQSTSFEIFPNPATTSVSIQNTTDLKNSFITISDLSGKQLKSLRVPTSTTNMTIDISGIKSGLYLVRIIDRSGNKRSLKLFIN, via the coding sequence ATGAAAAATTCAAACTCTAAAACCTCAATCTTAGGTCAGATTCTTTCTTACCTAAAAAAATCAGCTGCTCCACTATTAATAGGTGTTGCTTTTATTTTTCCAAGTCTTCAAGCCATTTTTCCGCATGGTTCTGTAACAAGTCCTCCAAGCAGAGTTTGGGGCTGTTTTCAAGAAAATCCTGAGAGCCCAGATTCACCTGCCTGTATTGATGCCGTTGCCTTGTATGGTACTCAAGCATTATATGACTGGAATGAAGTTGCACGTATGGATGCCAATGGTATGCATCGAGAAATTATCCCAGATGGTCAGCTAGCAAGTGCCGGAAGACCTGATAAATATGGTGGACTTGATCAAGTACGGGATGATTGGATAACTACACCAGTTACTCCTGGACCATTTACTGTAACCTGGACCAATACAGCTCCACATCAAACATTATATTTTGATGTATATATAACTAAAGCAGATTGGACTCCTGATCAACCACTTACGTGGGATAGTTTAGAACTCCTAGTTCGTACAGGACCACGAGAAGCATCTGCGATTGATAATATAGATGTTGTACTACCGGCAAGAACTGGTAAACACGTTATTTATAGTATTTGGCAACGATCTCTTAGCGAAGAGGCTTTTTACTCTACTAGTGATGTAGATTTTGGTCAAACAACAGAACCAAAACCTCCTGTAGCATTGTTCGCAAGTGATAATGGTCGATGTGGAGGTCCAGATGTGGAATTCGATGCCAGTGATTCTTTTGATCCAAATGGAGATACCTTGACCTATTCTTGGGATTTTGGAGATGGTACTACTGCAGAGGGCGTTACTGTTTCACATAGCTATGCCAATCAAGATAGTGCGATTGTTACTCTAACGGTTAGCGATGGTGTTTTTAGTAGCGGTGTGGTACAAACTATTGACTTAATAGTAGACACAGCGTGTGAAGAAATAATTTGTCCTTTTGATACGCCTAGAGCAACTCCATTACCTTCTGTAAACAATTCATATTCTAATATTTATGTAATTGGTGATCGTGGTCCTAATTTAGATAATATCGCCGATTGTTCTATCAACTGGGATTTAGGAAATAATGGTTTGTACCAATTTTCGTTTAGTACTAACAATGGTATTCCAAACTGGTATAATGATTTAATTGCAGTATCTACACAAAACTTTGATGCAGCTGCATCACAAATTACCATTGCAGGTTCTAGCTTTGTTGGATTAGATGGAAGCTATTATGTGACGTTAGACGGAGATAATCTGGCACTAGTTTCTACGACTGGAGATTTTACAATTTATTGTAGTAATTCAGATATAGCACCGTTGTGTGCTGGTGATACAAATCCAGTAAATACAGCTCCTGTGGCTGCACTCACTGCTACTCCAACTACTGGAGTTACTCCTCTGGATGTAGTATTAGATGCTTCGGGATCTACAGACGCAGATAACGATACACTTACCTATAGCATTGATTATGGTGATGGAACTTCTGGAACGGGAGCTATTTCGACACATACATATACTACAGGCGATTATACCGCAACTGTTACTGTTAGTGATGGAAATGGTGGGACTGATACTGCTTCGGTTATGATTACCGTTACAGATGATATTATTATTGATCCGCCTACAGGCGACTGTACTTTTGGTGCGCCTACAGAAACTTCTTTAGTTAATATAAATACCTCTTATGATAATATCTATGTATTAGGAACTGGCGGACCAAATATGGACAGTGTCACTCTATTTACACTAAATTGGAATTTAGCTAATAATGGTTTATATCAATTTTCATTTAATTTAAACGTAGCTCCTTGGTATGTTGATTTTTCTGATGCTACGCAGAATTTTAATGAGACAAACCCACAAATTTCTTTAAATGGTACTGGAATTCCTGGCTTGGATGGAGATTATTATGTAACGATTGATGAAAGAAACTTTGTACTGGTTGCAAAGGATTATTCCATTTATTTTAGTAATTCGACAACAGCACCTATTTGTGAAACTGCAGTAAATAGAGTAAATGATATCCAAAGCACATCTTTTGAGATATTCCCGAACCCTGCAACTACGAGTGTTTCTATACAAAACACAACAGATCTAAAGAATAGTTTTATTACGATTTCTGATCTTAGTGGGAAGCAACTAAAATCGTTAAGAGTACCAACGAGTACGACCAATATGACAATTGATATTTCTGGAATTAAATCTGGATTGTATTTGGTGAGAATTATAGATCGTTCTGGAAACAAACGCAGTTTGAAATTATTCATAAACTAA
- a CDS encoding SCO family protein, producing the protein MINNKLYVVFGFFVCICLISCRQQSATDQGVETSIKINTQKIDKLPYFNTPDFAPSWESNTDELEGFHKIPGFNFKNQLGNEITNNTLKGSIYVANFFFTSCPNVCLKLTNNMHELQEIYADDDTIKLLSHTVMPSVDTIEVLKEYGEIHNIDPKKWYLVTGEKEKIYDLAREAYFADDLYKQTNDKNRFVHTENLMLVDKKGHIRGVYKGTQPDEINRINRHIEILKKE; encoded by the coding sequence ATGATTAATAATAAACTTTATGTAGTATTTGGATTTTTTGTTTGTATTTGTTTGATTTCGTGCAGACAACAGTCAGCAACAGATCAAGGAGTTGAGACTTCCATAAAAATTAATACACAAAAAATTGACAAATTACCCTATTTTAATACTCCTGATTTTGCACCTTCCTGGGAATCGAATACGGATGAGTTAGAAGGATTTCATAAAATTCCGGGGTTCAATTTTAAAAACCAATTGGGAAATGAAATAACGAATAATACATTAAAAGGTAGCATTTATGTGGCAAATTTCTTTTTTACGAGTTGCCCAAATGTTTGTCTGAAATTAACTAATAATATGCATGAGTTACAAGAAATATATGCAGATGATGATACGATTAAATTACTTTCTCATACTGTTATGCCTAGTGTTGACACCATAGAGGTTCTCAAAGAGTATGGCGAAATCCATAATATTGATCCAAAAAAATGGTATTTAGTAACAGGTGAAAAAGAGAAAATATACGATTTAGCGAGAGAAGCTTATTTTGCTGATGACTTATATAAACAAACTAATGACAAGAACCGTTTTGTACATACTGAAAATTTAATGCTTGTTGATAAAAAAGGACATATTCGAGGTGTTTACAAAGGTACACAGCCGGATGAAATTAACCGTATTAATAGGCATATTGAAATCTTAAAAAAAGAATAA
- a CDS encoding toxin-antitoxin system YwqK family antitoxin translates to MIFWLCSCQSKVNKLDITDNDLSFRNGVMLYKEKPYSGIVFSKIDTVTTYSAMYMEGKKHGKEQKFFFKGDIAESSNYTKGKKSGIHRAWWNKEQMKLEYHFDTMGNKIGTQREWYSNGQLFKEFNYRNGKEDGPQKSWDVAGKININYVVINGERFGFIGSKNCNPFNYD, encoded by the coding sequence TTGATTTTTTGGCTATGTTCTTGTCAGTCCAAGGTCAATAAGTTAGATATTACTGACAATGATTTAAGTTTTAGGAATGGCGTAATGCTTTACAAAGAAAAACCATATTCAGGAATAGTTTTTTCTAAAATTGATACGGTTACTACATATAGTGCAATGTATATGGAAGGAAAAAAGCATGGTAAGGAACAAAAGTTTTTTTTTAAAGGTGATATAGCAGAATCAAGCAATTATACCAAAGGCAAAAAGTCTGGAATCCACCGAGCTTGGTGGAACAAAGAACAAATGAAACTAGAATACCATTTTGATACTATGGGAAATAAAATAGGAACACAACGAGAATGGTATAGTAACGGACAATTATTCAAAGAATTTAACTATCGCAATGGTAAGGAAGATGGCCCACAAAAATCTTGGGATGTTGCAGGAAAAATTAATATCAATTACGTTGTGATAAATGGTGAACGGTTTGGGTTTATTGGTTCTAAAAATTGTAACCCTTTTAATTATGATTAA
- a CDS encoding lytic polysaccharide monooxygenase, producing the protein MKNKFLKAQIFICLFLVATPIQYILSHGTVTYPPSRVWNCFQEGPESPDSPACEDAIIGWGTQAFYDWNEVARMDAGGMHQAIISDGNLASAGRPDKYGGLDQVRNDWVATSVTPGPITVTWTNTAPHETLYYRVYITKASWTPDQPLTWDSLELLVETAPRPSAATDNIDVILPQRTGKHVIYSVWQRSLTAEAFYSTSDVDFGSSEVNLAPEAIFSSDNGYCGGPNVDFSAASSYDPNGDELTYTWDFGDGTTAEGAEVSHSYENLDTAMVTLTVSDGEFSTGTTETINLVRTPDCNDLFCPFDAPRESALPSVNETYQFAYVKGDNGPDLSDMFKFFINWDLNNSGLYNFDYQTIGTYTSFLDIITHNFNETNPEVTFSGAQIERLDGSYFVTIDNDGNLVMVSKTGDFTIYFSKSEVEPNCGQVLSTDDFESDTTLGIQNYPNPFTKTTTIEYSLAQESPVSLKIFDLKGQLVKTIDNNLQRAGKHKVVVDLSNMNTGIYIYVIKTKNASATKRMILKR; encoded by the coding sequence ATGAAAAATAAATTCCTCAAAGCCCAAATTTTTATTTGCTTATTCCTAGTAGCAACACCTATTCAATATATTTTATCACACGGAACTGTAACCTACCCTCCTAGTCGGGTTTGGAATTGTTTTCAAGAAGGTCCGGAAAGTCCAGATTCTCCTGCTTGTGAAGATGCAATCATCGGTTGGGGAACGCAAGCTTTCTATGATTGGAATGAAGTAGCACGAATGGATGCAGGTGGCATGCATCAAGCCATTATTTCTGACGGTAACCTTGCCAGTGCTGGACGACCAGACAAGTATGGTGGATTAGACCAGGTAAGAAATGATTGGGTAGCTACGTCGGTTACTCCTGGACCAATAACTGTAACCTGGACCAATACCGCACCACATGAAACCTTGTATTATAGAGTATATATAACCAAAGCGAGTTGGACTCCTGATCAACCATTAACTTGGGATAGCCTAGAACTTCTTGTAGAAACCGCTCCTAGGCCTTCTGCTGCAACAGATAATATAGATGTCATATTACCACAAAGAACAGGTAAACACGTTATTTATAGTGTTTGGCAACGATCTCTTACCGCAGAGGCTTTTTATTCTACAAGTGATGTTGATTTTGGATCCTCAGAAGTAAATCTAGCACCAGAAGCTATATTCTCTAGTGATAATGGATATTGTGGAGGACCAAATGTTGATTTTAGTGCTGCAAGTTCTTATGATCCTAATGGAGATGAACTAACGTATACTTGGGATTTTGGAGATGGAACAACTGCTGAAGGCGCTGAAGTTTCTCATAGCTATGAAAATTTAGATACTGCTATGGTTACACTTACCGTTAGTGATGGAGAATTTAGTACTGGTACCACAGAAACCATTAATTTAGTTAGAACTCCTGATTGTAATGACTTGTTTTGTCCTTTTGATGCACCAAGAGAAAGTGCTTTACCTTCTGTAAACGAAACGTATCAATTTGCCTATGTAAAAGGTGATAACGGACCTGATTTAAGTGATATGTTTAAATTCTTTATTAACTGGGATTTAAATAATTCAGGCTTATATAATTTTGATTATCAAACAATAGGTACGTATACTTCCTTTTTAGATATTATAACACATAATTTTAATGAAACTAATCCAGAAGTTACCTTTTCCGGTGCTCAAATAGAAAGATTGGATGGTTCGTATTTTGTAACAATCGATAATGATGGTAATTTAGTTATGGTATCTAAGACTGGCGACTTTACTATATATTTTAGTAAATCTGAAGTAGAACCTAATTGTGGGCAAGTATTATCTACTGACGATTTTGAATCTGATACTACACTAGGTATACAAAATTACCCGAATCCATTTACTAAAACAACGACCATCGAGTATTCATTAGCTCAGGAATCACCTGTAAGTCTAAAAATATTTGACCTAAAAGGTCAGCTAGTGAAGACTATTGATAATAACCTACAACGCGCAGGAAAACACAAAGTGGTTGTAGACTTATCAAATATGAATACGGGCATATACATCTATGTGATCAAAACTAAAAATGCAAGTGCAACGAAACGCATGATTCTAAAAAGATAA
- a CDS encoding 2OG-Fe(II) oxygenase produces MSFIVKAFAFNKNIKKMKKNNTLAQARALTQPSREASLKREASVSHFWNSNRKLLEDAWAAWEIENKDNLLIPDETLLDPRLRQAINDAWENPEKENAVADLWEEIIPGVYTAQFFDLKRLAEFRDYLEAVANSQIPKRAPYGIQLNRYGVMLDPRSEGHLAAPNFQAFYDDMMNRYMRPIARLLLGTYGYDNQTFGFSIQYNPDKDKDLHAHTDASAATLNINMNLPDEEFTGSQVDFHDKTTGKTVQTIFEPGKAIIHRGNVPHATHPIISGQRSNLVVWLYGDHMQIPRGSTNSYGSSENSITEFDDTKTITARQRWSIPDGPKDTFAPF; encoded by the coding sequence ATGTCTTTCATAGTAAAGGCATTCGCTTTTAATAAAAACATTAAAAAAATGAAAAAAAATAATACACTCGCACAAGCCCGTGCGCTCACTCAGCCATCTCGTGAAGCATCATTGAAACGGGAAGCCTCTGTATCACATTTTTGGAACAGTAACAGAAAATTGCTCGAAGATGCTTGGGCAGCGTGGGAAATCGAAAATAAAGATAACTTACTTATCCCTGACGAAACACTGCTTGATCCACGCTTGCGACAAGCTATTAATGATGCTTGGGAAAACCCAGAAAAAGAAAATGCTGTTGCCGATTTATGGGAAGAAATTATTCCCGGAGTTTATACTGCACAGTTTTTTGACCTTAAACGCCTAGCGGAATTCCGAGATTATTTAGAAGCTGTAGCAAATTCACAAATCCCTAAACGCGCACCATACGGAATCCAATTAAATCGTTACGGGGTTATGCTTGATCCACGCTCCGAAGGACATCTGGCTGCGCCTAATTTTCAAGCATTTTACGACGATATGATGAACCGATATATGCGTCCGATTGCTCGTTTGTTACTGGGGACTTATGGCTATGATAACCAAACATTTGGTTTTTCCATTCAGTATAATCCTGACAAGGATAAAGATTTGCACGCGCATACTGATGCTTCAGCCGCTACTTTGAATATCAATATGAACCTACCTGATGAAGAATTTACAGGTTCACAAGTTGATTTCCATGATAAAACCACAGGAAAAACGGTACAAACTATTTTTGAACCAGGTAAAGCAATAATTCATCGCGGTAATGTCCCACATGCTACACATCCAATCATTAGTGGACAACGTAGTAATCTGGTGGTCTGGTTATATGGAGACCATATGCAAATCCCACGAGGTAGCACCAATAGCTATGGTAGTTCTGAAAACTCAATAACTGAATTTGATGATACAAAAACTATAACAGCACGCCAGCGTTGGAGTATACCAGACGGACCGAAAGATACTTTTGCGCCATTCTAA
- a CDS encoding enoyl-CoA hydratase/isomerase family protein gives MDYKNFQTFTAKQNGGILTVDINFGPVNVQGQEMLADLSSLCLRLERDRSVKVVVFQSSNPGYWVCHYDTNLLRDMSEEVVPRSEVKLLDLQSVLERLSNVPQATIAKIEGFARGGGHEMALALDMRFAARGKATFMQMEVGMGILPCGGGASRMARQAGLGKALEIILGARDWDADEAEKFGTINKALDADEIGPYVDALAERISKFPAESIEACKRAVYASIDLPIADALKEEAYQLFQATPKTPAIKRFTIADENGAQFDHNNQKNWESMLLDLQEIKRD, from the coding sequence ATGGATTACAAAAATTTTCAAACATTCACAGCAAAACAAAACGGTGGAATTTTAACAGTAGATATTAACTTTGGACCTGTCAATGTACAAGGACAAGAAATGTTAGCAGACCTAAGTAGTCTTTGCTTACGATTAGAAAGAGACAGAAGCGTAAAAGTGGTTGTTTTTCAATCTTCAAATCCTGGTTATTGGGTATGTCATTATGATACCAACTTGCTAAGAGATATGTCTGAAGAAGTTGTGCCAAGAAGTGAGGTTAAGTTACTTGATCTACAGTCTGTATTAGAACGATTAAGCAACGTGCCACAAGCAACTATTGCAAAAATTGAAGGTTTTGCGCGTGGTGGCGGGCACGAAATGGCATTAGCATTAGATATGCGTTTTGCTGCAAGAGGTAAAGCTACGTTTATGCAAATGGAAGTTGGTATGGGAATTTTACCATGTGGTGGGGGAGCGTCTCGTATGGCAAGGCAAGCTGGACTTGGTAAAGCATTGGAAATTATTTTAGGAGCTAGAGATTGGGATGCTGATGAAGCGGAAAAATTCGGAACGATAAATAAAGCTTTGGATGCAGATGAAATAGGACCTTATGTAGATGCACTAGCAGAACGTATTTCTAAATTCCCTGCAGAATCTATTGAAGCTTGTAAACGCGCTGTGTACGCATCTATAGATTTACCAATTGCAGATGCTTTGAAAGAAGAAGCGTACCAATTATTTCAGGCAACCCCCAAAACGCCAGCGATTAAGCGTTTTACGATTGCAGATGAAAATGGGGCACAATTTGACCATAATAACCAGAAAAACTGGGAAAGCATGTTACTAGATTTACAAGAAATTAAAAGAGATTAA